Proteins encoded by one window of Streptomyces sp. NBC_01707:
- a CDS encoding RNA polymerase sigma factor: MADFLAGGAAQDSELVRAAQAGDAACLGLLLARHQAGMRAVALAVLGHSQDAEDAVQEAALIALRSIGDVKDPNAVGPWLRMVVRNVCRAQLRKKSPVPMAEPMTAVTSERLDGLSDPAELLEQHALRDWVWSALEDLSPNLRLVTMLRYFTDARSYDDIATLCATPVGTVRSRLHKARSQLVDVLLGSADQAHDDATALRAAHRELAEETLESGRRGKLLSALSGRWSPEADVIWPTSKRTGIDYLQTAYDHNESIGVRQQLLNVVASREVVIWETALLSPPDDPFHCPPGCLWVQSLDRGRVTKLRLYHPRAL; the protein is encoded by the coding sequence ATGGCTGACTTTCTGGCGGGCGGGGCGGCCCAAGATTCCGAGCTGGTGCGCGCTGCACAAGCCGGTGACGCCGCTTGCCTTGGCTTGCTGCTCGCCAGACATCAAGCAGGTATGCGTGCTGTCGCCCTGGCTGTGCTGGGCCATAGCCAGGACGCTGAAGACGCTGTACAGGAGGCTGCGCTCATCGCGCTGCGCAGCATCGGCGACGTCAAAGACCCCAACGCGGTCGGCCCATGGCTGCGCATGGTGGTCCGCAACGTGTGCCGCGCACAGTTGCGGAAAAAGTCGCCCGTACCCATGGCCGAGCCCATGACGGCCGTCACCTCGGAACGGTTGGACGGTCTCTCCGACCCGGCGGAGTTGCTTGAACAGCATGCGTTGCGGGACTGGGTGTGGAGCGCGCTGGAGGACCTCAGCCCGAACCTGCGGCTTGTGACGATGCTGCGTTACTTCACTGATGCTCGTTCCTATGACGACATCGCGACGTTGTGTGCCACGCCGGTCGGGACGGTTCGCAGCAGGCTCCACAAAGCGCGCTCACAGCTGGTCGATGTGCTACTCGGCTCGGCTGACCAGGCACACGACGATGCCACTGCTCTGAGAGCTGCACACCGCGAGTTGGCGGAGGAGACATTGGAATCCGGGCGGCGAGGGAAGCTCCTGTCGGCGCTGTCCGGCCGCTGGTCGCCGGAGGCGGACGTGATCTGGCCGACCAGTAAACGGACGGGCATCGACTACTTGCAGACCGCGTACGACCATAACGAGTCCATCGGGGTGCGCCAGCAGCTCCTGAACGTGGTGGCCAGCCGTGAGGTCGTCATCTGGGAAACCGCCCTGCTCAGTCCTCCAGACGACCCCTTCCACTGTCCGCCCGGATGCCTATGGGTGCAGTCCCTGGACAGGGGACGCGTGACGAAGCTGCGTCTGTACCACCCCCGCGCCCTCTGA
- a CDS encoding ISAs1 family transposase, with amino-acid sequence MPGRSRDHGVLYAFVPAWKTVPADASSAIPLALDQLREHLDVGPGEVPGLLERLAQVPDPRDPRGVRHALAVVLALTACAVLAGATSLLAVGEWIADAPPQVLERLGVQPDPVLPRRLVPAEATVRRLLTRIDGDALDRAVGGWLADRRPASAGLRGLSVDGKSLRGAAKARGRKIHLLAAVEHTTGLVLAQFDVGEKTGETRRLQPLLDNIADLAGTVVTSDALHTQREHAAYLLGRRAHYIAIVKGNQKNLHKQLKSLPWNDIPLQGRTHGAGHGRAEIRRIKVATAGNLLFPGTRQAVQIKRRRTDRKTGKTTITTVYAVTSLTAEQATPAQLAKLIRDHWKIEALHHVRDTTFAEDASQLRTGNAPRAMATCRNLAVGALRMNGVKNIASGLRRNARVARRPLALLGLA; translated from the coding sequence ATGCCAGGAAGGTCCCGTGATCATGGAGTGCTCTACGCCTTCGTACCTGCCTGGAAGACCGTGCCTGCCGACGCATCATCCGCGATCCCGCTCGCCCTTGACCAGCTCCGAGAGCATCTCGACGTCGGACCCGGGGAGGTGCCCGGCCTGCTGGAGCGGCTGGCCCAGGTGCCGGACCCGCGCGATCCGCGCGGAGTGCGGCACGCGCTGGCCGTCGTCCTCGCGCTGACCGCGTGCGCGGTGCTGGCCGGGGCGACCTCGCTGCTGGCGGTCGGCGAGTGGATCGCGGACGCGCCACCGCAGGTGCTGGAGCGACTCGGCGTACAGCCTGATCCAGTGCTGCCTCGGCGGCTGGTCCCGGCCGAGGCGACGGTCCGCCGGCTGCTGACCCGCATCGACGGAGACGCCCTGGACCGGGCGGTAGGCGGATGGCTCGCCGACCGTCGACCTGCGAGCGCCGGGCTGCGCGGACTCTCTGTGGACGGCAAGTCCCTGCGCGGCGCGGCCAAGGCTCGGGGGCGGAAGATCCACCTGCTCGCCGCGGTGGAGCACACCACCGGGCTCGTCCTGGCCCAGTTCGACGTCGGCGAGAAGACCGGGGAAACCAGGCGCCTGCAGCCGCTGCTGGACAACATCGCTGACCTAGCCGGAACCGTGGTCACCAGCGACGCGCTCCACACGCAACGCGAGCACGCCGCCTACCTCCTGGGCCGCCGCGCCCACTACATCGCCATCGTCAAGGGCAACCAGAAGAACCTGCATAAGCAGCTGAAGTCCCTGCCCTGGAACGACATCCCGCTCCAAGGCCGCACCCACGGCGCTGGCCACGGCCGCGCCGAGATCCGTCGCATCAAGGTCGCCACCGCGGGAAACCTGCTCTTCCCCGGCACCCGTCAGGCCGTTCAGATCAAGCGCCGACGCACCGACCGCAAGACCGGCAAGACCACCATCACCACCGTCTACGCGGTCACCAGCCTGACCGCCGAGCAGGCCACTCCCGCCCAGCTCGCGAAGCTCATCCGCGACCACTGGAAGATCGAGGCCCTGCACCACGTCCGCGACACCACCTTCGCCGAGGACGCCTCCCAGCTGCGGACCGGCAACGCACCCCGCGCCATGGCGACCTGCCGCAACCTTGCCGTCGGAGCCCTGCGAATGAACGGCGTGAAGAACATCGCCTCCGGCCTCCGTCGCAACGCGCGCGTCGCCCGCCGCCCCCTCGCGCTCCTCGGCCTCGCGTGA
- a CDS encoding acyl-CoA dehydrogenase family protein: MSTNESSLLELPRRLAPSIGAAVSHIESSRSLPEKLLHELRDHGAFRMLTPREYGGFEAPLETVLKVYAAFGRLDASVAWTVWNANWGFVGAMLDQAGCDQIWADGREPIFANSGSPGTAVPVDGGYRLSGTWKIVTGIGQADCLAVVCVIVEDGSQRLTKRGTPDVRLFILRRGQWEMKDTWNVSGLIGSGSNDVAVHDAFVPNELVAGIEGPVRIDRPLYQGYVPALVLPGCTAVVLGVAQAAIDETVALVTSKKTPAGGTLAESARTQEVIAQSEAALQAARLLLLSAAAALDAAGEKSEPVTIEQRALLRAAMSHGAQVSRKVLLDMYELGSSSSLYRGNPIERLFRDGMVALQHANHSATLFEAVGRVRFGFAPGRMLF; this comes from the coding sequence ATGAGTACGAACGAGTCCAGCCTGTTGGAGCTTCCCAGGCGACTGGCACCTTCCATCGGTGCAGCTGTAAGTCACATAGAATCAAGCAGGTCCCTGCCCGAGAAGCTGCTTCATGAGTTGCGTGATCATGGGGCGTTCCGCATGCTCACTCCACGCGAGTACGGCGGATTCGAAGCCCCGTTGGAGACGGTGCTCAAGGTGTATGCCGCGTTTGGCCGCCTCGATGCTTCTGTGGCCTGGACGGTATGGAATGCCAACTGGGGATTCGTCGGGGCCATGCTCGACCAGGCTGGCTGCGACCAGATCTGGGCAGATGGTCGCGAGCCCATCTTCGCGAACTCAGGATCACCCGGAACAGCGGTACCCGTCGACGGTGGCTATCGTTTGTCCGGCACCTGGAAAATCGTCACCGGTATCGGTCAGGCAGACTGCCTCGCTGTGGTCTGCGTCATCGTGGAGGACGGCAGCCAGCGTCTGACAAAACGAGGAACGCCCGACGTCCGACTCTTCATCCTCCGTCGAGGCCAGTGGGAGATGAAGGACACGTGGAATGTCAGCGGCCTGATCGGTTCGGGAAGCAATGACGTTGCCGTGCACGACGCTTTCGTCCCGAACGAACTGGTCGCCGGCATTGAGGGGCCGGTTCGCATCGACCGGCCGCTGTACCAGGGATACGTACCCGCGCTTGTCCTTCCTGGATGTACCGCTGTCGTTTTGGGCGTGGCGCAGGCAGCCATCGACGAGACCGTCGCCTTGGTCACGTCCAAGAAGACGCCCGCAGGCGGGACCCTGGCCGAGTCCGCACGCACCCAAGAGGTGATCGCCCAGTCCGAGGCCGCTCTTCAGGCGGCCCGGCTCTTGCTGCTCTCGGCGGCTGCGGCGTTGGACGCCGCTGGTGAGAAGTCTGAGCCTGTCACCATCGAGCAGCGTGCGCTTCTTCGCGCCGCGATGAGCCACGGTGCCCAGGTGAGCAGAAAGGTACTGCTGGACATGTATGAGCTCGGCAGTTCTTCATCCCTCTATCGGGGCAATCCCATCGAGCGGCTCTTTCGGGACGGCATGGTCGCGCTTCAACACGCCAACCACTCCGCGACCCTTTTCGAGGCAGTTGGCCGTGTCCGTTTCGGCTTCGCCCCCGGCCGGATGCTGTTCTGA
- a CDS encoding N-acetyltransferase, with protein sequence MSTTVPVREAEQTEIKAYVDFVTGAPVPVRQAMGVASLNVGSVQATTVREDPSDFFNRAGGFGLGEPIDANVLAKICDFYRSEGVAQGRFVIAPQLLPADWETIVGDLNLTPGGRLVKLGCATEAVQSATDGISALDPSLRVAKVEPHHAYEWATVMMAAFGMSGTGMIDVAASCVGRPGWQQYGVWEGERIVAVGSLFVNGDCANMFGGGTLPDSRGRGAQSALLTIRARAALAEGCRWLVAETGAEGPGEHNTSLHNMRRAGFEPMYDRVTWLWRK encoded by the coding sequence ATGAGCACCACCGTGCCGGTCCGTGAGGCCGAGCAGACCGAAATCAAGGCGTACGTGGACTTCGTCACAGGGGCGCCCGTGCCGGTCCGGCAGGCGATGGGTGTCGCTTCGCTAAACGTCGGGTCCGTGCAGGCTACGACGGTGCGGGAGGATCCGAGTGATTTCTTCAATCGGGCCGGTGGTTTCGGTCTGGGCGAGCCGATCGACGCGAACGTCCTGGCGAAGATATGTGACTTCTACCGCAGCGAAGGAGTCGCTCAGGGCCGGTTCGTGATAGCGCCGCAGCTGCTGCCGGCGGACTGGGAAACGATCGTCGGCGATCTGAACCTGACTCCCGGAGGTCGGCTCGTCAAGCTCGGCTGCGCAACGGAGGCCGTGCAGTCTGCCACCGACGGCATCTCGGCACTCGACCCGAGCCTTCGCGTCGCCAAGGTCGAGCCTCACCATGCCTATGAGTGGGCCACCGTCATGATGGCGGCGTTCGGCATGAGCGGGACCGGAATGATCGACGTAGCCGCGTCGTGTGTAGGCAGGCCTGGCTGGCAGCAATATGGCGTGTGGGAAGGCGAGCGGATCGTCGCCGTCGGAAGCCTGTTCGTTAACGGAGACTGCGCCAACATGTTCGGCGGAGGCACACTCCCAGACAGCCGGGGCCGTGGAGCCCAGTCCGCGCTACTTACCATCCGCGCCCGGGCGGCACTGGCCGAGGGCTGCCGGTGGCTGGTGGCCGAGACCGGAGCTGAAGGCCCCGGCGAACACAACACATCGCTTCACAACATGCGGCGAGCAGGATTTGAGCCGATGTACGACCGAGTCACCTGGTTGTGGCGCAAGTAA